The Tenrec ecaudatus isolate mTenEca1 chromosome 6, mTenEca1.hap1, whole genome shotgun sequence genome has a window encoding:
- the IFT27 gene encoding intraflagellar transport protein 27 homolog: MVKLAAKCILAGDPTVGKTALAQIFRSDGAHFQKNYTLTTGVDLVVKTVPVPDTGDSVELFIFDSAGKELFSEMLDKLWESPNVLCLVYDVTNKQSFINCSKWLEKARAQAPGIFLPGVLVGNKTDLASRREVEAAQARAWALGQGLECFETSVKEMESYEAPFHSLAKQFLHLYRERVEACYSLA; this comes from the exons gGGACCCAACCGTGGGCAAGACCGCCCTGGCACAGATCTTCCGCAGCGATGGGGCCCATTTCCAGAAGAACTACACGCTG ACCACGGGCGTGGATTTGGTGGTGAAAACGGTTCCAGTCCCGGACACGGGCGACAGTGTG GAGCTCTTCATTTTTGACTCCGCTGGCAAGGAGCTGTTTTCCGAAATGCTGGATAAATTG TGGGAGAGCCCCAACGTCCTCTGTCTGGTCTACGACGTGACCAACAAGCAGTCCTTCATCAACTGCAGCAAGTGGCTAGAGAAGGCGCGGGCGCAGGCCCCGGGCATCTTCCTCCCAG GTGTCTTGGTGGGGAACAAAACCGACCTGGCCAGCCGACGCGAAGTAGAGGCAGCACAGGCCCGGGCATGGGCGCTGGGCCAAGGCCTGGAGTGCTTTGAGACATCCGTG AAGGAGATGGAGAGCTATGAAGCCCCTTTCCACTCTCTGGCCAAGCAGTTCCTCCACCTGTACCGGGAGAGGGTGGAAGCCTGCTACTCGCTGGCGTGA